One Streptomyces sp. NBC_00193 DNA window includes the following coding sequences:
- a CDS encoding ester cyclase — MSDNHRELIQRFVDMINSHDVSTMAEHTAPGHIDHNPIVADGIEANTAFFQQIFDAFPDVKILVHDLIVEGDRIVGRFEYSGTHQGVFFGIPATGRTLTFQTIDIWRVEDGLLAEHWDQLDVAGMFHQLGADFYAGQGE, encoded by the coding sequence ATGTCTGACAACCACCGCGAACTCATCCAGCGCTTCGTGGACATGATCAACAGTCACGACGTGAGCACGATGGCCGAGCACACCGCTCCCGGACACATCGACCACAACCCGATCGTCGCGGACGGCATCGAGGCCAACACGGCCTTCTTCCAGCAGATCTTCGACGCCTTCCCGGACGTCAAGATCCTCGTGCACGACCTGATCGTGGAAGGCGATCGGATCGTCGGCCGCTTCGAGTACTCGGGCACCCACCAGGGCGTCTTCTTCGGCATACCGGCCACCGGCCGCACCCTCACATTCCAGACGATCGACATCTGGCGCGTCGAGGACGGTCTGCTGGCCGAGCACTGGGACCAGCTCGACGTGGCGGGGATGTTCCACCAGCTCGGCGCCGACTTCTACGCGGGCCAGGGCGAGTAG
- a CDS encoding NDP-hexose 2,3-dehydratase family protein encodes MITAQTVPADLVPSLGRRFTLSAQTLDSAVTPNPVFRAWFAEQRRTNRYDVQRIPFSELVGWHFEESTGNLVHDSGRFFSVVGLDVRTEWNGYGASWSQPIINQPEIGILGIVVKEFDGVLHCLMQAKMEPGNIETVQLSPTVQATRSNYTGVHKGAAVNYIEYFRPPRVGSRVLYDSLQSEQGSWFLRKRNRNMVVEAIGDVPEHEDFVWLTLGQIHQLLNESNVVNMDARTVLSLIPSFASEGTPLHSTETLLNRLTEIKALRELVQTTMPLSDVQRWQRTEYAIEHETGHHFSVIAASVQAANREVKSWTQPLIAPAEQGLAAFLVRRIGGVTHLLAQARSEAGVLDVAELGPTVQCQPARALTLPPEQRPRYLELVLRGQGRLLYDTVQSEEGGRFHHAGNRYVLVEVGDDFPLDVPEDFLWVTPGQLAGLLRHSNYLNIEARTLLTSLRATRALDGEYGL; translated from the coding sequence ATGATCACAGCCCAGACGGTGCCCGCGGACCTCGTTCCGAGCCTCGGGCGACGGTTCACGCTGTCGGCCCAGACCCTCGACAGTGCGGTGACGCCCAACCCGGTGTTCCGCGCGTGGTTCGCGGAGCAGCGGCGCACCAACCGCTACGACGTGCAGCGCATCCCCTTCTCCGAGCTGGTCGGCTGGCACTTCGAGGAGTCCACGGGCAACCTCGTCCACGACAGCGGCCGGTTCTTCTCCGTCGTGGGACTGGACGTGCGGACGGAGTGGAACGGGTACGGCGCGTCCTGGTCGCAGCCGATCATCAACCAGCCCGAGATCGGCATCCTGGGCATCGTCGTCAAGGAGTTCGACGGCGTCCTGCACTGCCTGATGCAGGCCAAGATGGAGCCCGGGAACATCGAGACGGTCCAGCTGTCCCCCACCGTGCAGGCCACCCGGAGCAACTACACCGGTGTGCACAAGGGCGCGGCCGTCAACTACATCGAGTACTTCCGGCCGCCGCGGGTGGGCTCGCGGGTCCTCTACGACTCGCTCCAGTCCGAGCAGGGTTCCTGGTTCCTGCGCAAGCGCAACCGGAACATGGTCGTGGAGGCCATCGGCGACGTGCCGGAGCACGAGGACTTCGTGTGGCTGACGCTCGGCCAGATCCACCAGCTGCTGAACGAGTCCAACGTGGTCAACATGGACGCCCGCACGGTGCTGTCGCTGATCCCCTCCTTCGCCAGCGAAGGCACTCCGCTGCACAGCACGGAGACCCTGCTGAACCGGCTCACCGAGATCAAGGCGCTCCGGGAGCTGGTGCAGACCACCATGCCGCTGTCGGACGTACAGCGCTGGCAGCGCACGGAGTACGCGATCGAGCACGAGACGGGGCACCACTTCAGCGTCATCGCCGCCTCCGTGCAGGCCGCGAACCGCGAGGTGAAGAGCTGGACCCAGCCGCTGATCGCCCCCGCCGAGCAGGGGCTCGCGGCCTTCCTGGTCCGCCGGATCGGCGGGGTGACGCACCTGCTCGCGCAGGCCAGGTCCGAGGCGGGCGTCCTGGACGTGGCGGAGCTGGGCCCGACCGTGCAGTGCCAGCCGGCCCGGGCGCTGACCCTGCCCCCGGAGCAGCGGCCGCGCTACCTGGAACTGGTCCTGCGGGGTCAGGGCCGGCTGCTGTACGACACGGTCCAGTCCGAGGAGGGCGGCCGCTTCCACCACGCGGGCAACCGCTACGTACTCGTCGAAGTGGGGGACGATTTCCCCCTCGACGTGCCCGAGGACTTCCTCTGGGTGACTCCGGGACAGCTCGCGGGCCTGCTGCGGCACAGCAACTACCTCAACATCGAGGCCAGGACGCTGCTGACCAGCCTGCGCGCGACCCGGGCGCTGGACGGGGAGTACGGCCTGTGA
- a CDS encoding ester cyclase — MAMEHEFILPGADLPQPDADLRKKREAVILEHTVAEIAWDIDGVLATFPRGGIYRIQAFEEGPLIGAEAIKKGYFAELQAAFPNLEHELHHVHHTPTAVILEAQARGKQEADWRGIPNLGKSIDAPVAVFFHFDGDVLVDETLYFDIATFQRQLG; from the coding sequence ATGGCCATGGAGCACGAGTTCATCCTGCCCGGTGCGGATCTGCCCCAGCCCGATGCCGACCTGCGCAAGAAGCGCGAAGCGGTCATCCTCGAGCACACGGTCGCCGAGATCGCCTGGGACATCGACGGCGTGCTCGCCACCTTCCCGCGCGGCGGCATCTACCGCATCCAGGCCTTCGAGGAGGGCCCGCTGATCGGTGCGGAAGCCATCAAGAAGGGCTACTTCGCCGAGCTCCAGGCCGCTTTCCCCAACCTGGAGCACGAGCTGCACCACGTGCACCACACCCCCACCGCGGTCATCCTCGAGGCGCAGGCGCGCGGTAAGCAGGAGGCGGACTGGCGGGGGATACCCAACCTCGGCAAGTCCATCGACGCCCCCGTCGCCGTCTTCTTCCACTTCGACGGCGACGTGCTGGTCGACGAGACCCTCTACTTCGACATCGCCACGTTCCAGCGTCAGCTCGGCTGA
- a CDS encoding Gfo/Idh/MocA family protein, with amino-acid sequence MSGTGGTSGTEPQAGRLRIGVLGCADIAERRMLPSMLRQPLVEVTAVASRRIERARQFTERFGGAAVAGYERLLERDDVDAVYVPLPPELHVEWTLRALAAGKHVLCEKPFATRLADAEKAVSFARESGLLLMENFMFLHHSQHAEVRRLVAEGLIGEVQLFGSEFGIPLRPDAGPQGLPRRASTLPEVAAYPIRAARLFLGDGLRVAGAQVRPDSPYGPQPSGSALLVAPSGVAAQLAYGVEHGYRSGYGLWGSEGRLRLERAFSTPDELTPVLRVERGGTVTEIPLEADRHFTNIAGVFARAVLCGEDFTPHTEAILAHARLVDEVERAAASF; translated from the coding sequence GTGAGCGGGACCGGAGGCACGAGCGGGACGGAGCCGCAGGCCGGGCGGCTGCGGATCGGTGTGCTGGGGTGCGCGGACATCGCCGAGCGCCGGATGCTGCCCTCGATGCTGAGGCAGCCGCTCGTCGAGGTGACGGCCGTGGCCAGCCGCAGGATCGAGCGGGCTCGGCAGTTCACCGAGCGGTTCGGCGGCGCCGCGGTGGCCGGGTACGAGCGGCTGCTGGAGCGGGACGACGTGGACGCGGTGTACGTGCCGCTGCCGCCCGAGCTGCACGTGGAGTGGACCCTGCGGGCGCTCGCCGCCGGCAAGCACGTGCTGTGCGAGAAGCCGTTCGCGACCCGGCTGGCCGACGCGGAGAAGGCCGTGTCCTTCGCCCGGGAGAGCGGTCTGCTGCTGATGGAGAACTTCATGTTCCTCCACCACTCCCAGCACGCGGAGGTACGGCGGCTGGTGGCGGAGGGCCTGATCGGCGAGGTCCAGCTCTTCGGCTCGGAGTTCGGCATACCGCTGCGCCCCGACGCGGGGCCGCAGGGGCTCCCGCGGCGCGCGAGCACCCTGCCGGAGGTCGCCGCGTACCCGATCCGCGCGGCCCGGCTCTTCCTCGGCGACGGACTGCGGGTGGCGGGTGCGCAGGTGCGCCCGGACAGCCCGTACGGTCCGCAGCCCTCGGGCAGCGCGCTGCTCGTCGCGCCGTCGGGGGTGGCGGCCCAGCTCGCGTACGGGGTCGAGCACGGCTACCGCAGCGGCTACGGGCTGTGGGGCAGCGAGGGACGGCTGCGTCTGGAGCGCGCCTTCAGTACGCCGGACGAACTCACGCCCGTGCTCCGGGTGGAGCGGGGCGGCACCGTCACGGAGATCCCGCTCGAGGCGGACCGGCACTTCACGAACATCGCCGGCGTGTTCGCCCGGGCCGTGCTGTGCGGGGAGGACTTCACCCCGCACACGGAGGCGATCCTGGCCCACGCCCGGCTCGTGGACGAGGTGGAGCGCGCCGCCGCCTCGTTCTGA
- a CDS encoding glucose-1-phosphate thymidylyltransferase, protein MKALVLSGGAGTRLRPLTHTSAKQLVPVANKPVLFYGLEAIADAGITEVGIVVGDTAEEIREAVGDGSKFGLRVTYIPQSAPLGLAHAVVIAREFLADDDFVMYLGDNFIVGGIRGLVEAFQAERPAAQILLTEVSDPRAFGVAELGPDGRVVGLEEKPEFPKSNLALVGVYLFTSAVHRAVRAIEPSWRGELEITHALQWLIDAREDVRSTTISGYWKDTGNVADMLEVNRSVLELAEPHTRGEVDEESEIIGRVQIDEGAKVSGSRIVGPVVIGQGAVVSGSYIGPFTSISRDCRIVDSEIEFSIVLDGASVRGVSRVEASIIGRHAEVTPAPPVPAAHRLVLGDHSKVQISS, encoded by the coding sequence ATGAAAGCTCTCGTGCTCTCCGGCGGGGCCGGAACCCGCCTGCGCCCCCTCACCCACACATCAGCCAAGCAGCTCGTTCCCGTGGCCAACAAGCCGGTGCTCTTCTACGGCCTGGAGGCGATAGCCGACGCCGGCATCACCGAGGTCGGGATCGTCGTCGGGGACACCGCCGAGGAGATCAGGGAAGCCGTCGGCGACGGGTCGAAGTTCGGGCTCCGGGTCACCTACATCCCGCAGTCCGCGCCCCTGGGGCTGGCCCATGCCGTGGTGATCGCCCGCGAGTTCCTCGCCGACGACGACTTCGTCATGTACCTCGGGGACAACTTCATCGTCGGCGGCATCCGCGGCCTGGTCGAGGCCTTCCAGGCGGAGCGGCCGGCCGCGCAGATCCTGCTCACCGAGGTCTCGGACCCGAGGGCCTTCGGGGTGGCCGAGCTGGGCCCCGACGGCCGGGTGGTGGGCCTGGAGGAGAAGCCGGAGTTCCCCAAGAGCAATCTCGCCCTGGTCGGGGTCTACCTGTTCACCAGCGCCGTGCACCGGGCCGTGCGCGCCATCGAGCCGTCCTGGCGCGGCGAGCTGGAGATCACCCATGCGCTGCAGTGGCTGATCGACGCGCGCGAGGACGTCCGCTCCACGACGATCTCCGGCTACTGGAAGGACACGGGGAACGTCGCCGACATGCTGGAGGTCAACCGCTCCGTCCTCGAACTCGCCGAACCGCACACCCGCGGCGAGGTAGACGAGGAGAGCGAGATCATCGGGCGGGTCCAGATCGACGAGGGCGCCAAGGTGAGCGGATCGCGCATCGTGGGGCCCGTCGTGATCGGGCAGGGCGCGGTGGTCTCCGGGTCCTACATCGGCCCGTTCACGTCCATCTCGCGGGACTGCCGGATCGTCGACAGCGAGATCGAGTTCTCCATCGTCCTGGACGGGGCCTCGGTGCGCGGCGTCAGCCGGGTGGAGGCCTCGATCATCGGACGCCACGCGGAGGTGACGCCCGCCCCGCCGGTGCCCGCCGCCCACCGGCTCGTCCTCGGAGACCACAGCAAGGTGCAGATATCCTCATGA
- the rfbB gene encoding dTDP-glucose 4,6-dehydratase — protein sequence MTTTRILVTGGAGFIGSHYVRTLLGPQGPGDVEITVLDKLTYAGNPANLDPVRGHAGFRFVQGDICDAELVRELVAGHEQVVHFAAESHVDRSILGAGEFITTNVLGTQTLLDAALRRPGGSARFLHVSTDEVYGSVSEGSWPETDPLRPNSPYAASKASSDLVALSYHRTHGLDVRVTRCSNNYGHHHFPEKVIPLFATRLLDGLRVPLYGEGLNVRDWLHIDDHVQGLELVRAGGRPGEVYNIGGGTELSNKELTTLLLDLAGAGWDSVEHVADRLGHDLRYSVDCSKISAELGYRPRKDFAEGLAETFAWYRDNRAWWEPLQQRAALT from the coding sequence ATGACCACGACACGCATCCTGGTGACCGGCGGAGCCGGGTTCATCGGCTCCCACTACGTCCGCACCCTGCTGGGCCCCCAGGGGCCGGGCGACGTGGAGATCACGGTGCTGGACAAGCTCACCTACGCGGGCAACCCCGCCAACCTCGACCCGGTCCGCGGGCACGCCGGCTTCCGCTTCGTGCAGGGCGACATCTGCGACGCGGAGCTGGTGCGGGAGCTGGTGGCCGGGCACGAGCAGGTCGTGCACTTCGCCGCCGAGTCCCACGTGGACCGCTCGATCCTCGGCGCCGGCGAGTTCATCACCACGAACGTCCTGGGCACCCAGACCCTGCTGGACGCGGCACTGCGCCGCCCGGGCGGCAGCGCCCGCTTCCTGCACGTCTCCACGGACGAGGTGTACGGCTCGGTGTCCGAGGGGTCCTGGCCGGAGACCGATCCGCTGCGGCCCAACTCCCCGTACGCGGCGTCCAAGGCCTCCTCCGACCTCGTCGCCCTGTCCTACCACCGCACGCACGGCCTGGACGTGCGGGTCACGCGCTGCTCGAACAACTACGGGCACCACCACTTCCCCGAGAAGGTCATCCCGCTGTTCGCCACCCGGCTGCTCGACGGGCTGCGCGTGCCGCTGTACGGGGAGGGGCTCAACGTCCGGGACTGGCTGCACATCGACGACCACGTCCAGGGCCTGGAGCTGGTGCGCGCCGGCGGCCGGCCCGGCGAGGTGTACAACATCGGCGGCGGCACGGAGCTCAGCAACAAGGAACTGACCACGCTGCTGCTGGACCTGGCCGGTGCGGGCTGGGACAGCGTCGAGCACGTGGCCGACCGGCTGGGGCACGACCTGCGCTACTCGGTGGACTGCTCGAAGATCTCGGCCGAGCTGGGCTACCGGCCGCGCAAGGACTTCGCCGAGGGGCTCGCGGAGACCTTCGCCTGGTACCGGGACAACCGCGCCTGGTGGGAACCCCTGCAGCAGCGGGCCGCCCTGACCTGA
- a CDS encoding dihydrofolate reductase family protein has translation MAQLLRVQNFNVSSDGIGAGEDQTLERPFGHVDPGRLFAWAGATASWPMRTDPGGSRGLDDYFTRDYDRNIGAEIMGRNKFGPQRGPWLDHTWQGWWGDEPPFHTPVFVLTHHERPSFALSDTTFHFVDGDPATVLRQAREAAQGKDVRLGGGATTIRQFLDADLVDTLHVVVSPLKLGSGVRLWESPDELLDRFHLDVVPSPSGVTHHLFWRK, from the coding sequence GTGGCTCAGCTGCTGAGGGTCCAGAACTTCAACGTCTCCAGCGACGGGATCGGTGCCGGCGAGGACCAGACCCTCGAGAGGCCGTTCGGGCACGTCGATCCCGGGAGGCTGTTCGCCTGGGCCGGCGCCACGGCGAGCTGGCCCATGCGCACCGATCCCGGAGGCAGCCGGGGCCTCGACGACTACTTCACGCGGGACTACGACCGCAACATCGGCGCCGAGATCATGGGCCGCAACAAGTTCGGTCCCCAGCGCGGGCCCTGGCTCGACCACACATGGCAGGGCTGGTGGGGCGACGAACCCCCGTTCCACACCCCGGTGTTCGTCCTGACCCACCACGAGCGTCCTTCGTTCGCACTGTCCGACACCACCTTCCACTTCGTCGACGGCGACCCCGCCACGGTCCTGCGGCAGGCCCGTGAGGCGGCCCAGGGCAAGGACGTCCGGCTCGGCGGCGGGGCCACCACCATCCGGCAGTTCCTCGACGCCGACCTCGTCGACACCCTGCACGTGGTGGTCTCACCGCTGAAGCTCGGGTCCGGAGTCCGCCTCTGGGAGTCCCCCGACGAGCTGCTCGACCGGTTCCACCTGGACGTCGTTCCCAGCCCGAGCGGGGTGACGCACCACCTCTTCTGGCGGAAGTGA
- a CDS encoding glycosyltransferase → MRILFASVGNFGHIFPLLPLARAARAAGHQVAFATGEQFHQTLREAGFEPVTAGRSVPEAFIEAAGGQAFLEQHGGEVGAQDVPASVLADLHIKVFGSVLPRWVAADLATAFATYRPDLVVHEVLNPGAGFAARLAGIPAVAHGVGPISQDHEADRLRREILATAADLGVDVPADRASTLGNTLIDISPPSIQDRSVLESGWPRVELRPVPYVEQGEIPGGLGASGDPFVYLTLGTALGSADNLRTAIDGLSPLGLPVLVATGFRIQRAELGDLPAHVIAAPWVPQSEVLARASLVVQHGGSGTTLATLAAGLPQLILPQGADGPANGQALHAVGAGEVVVDLSADAVTENARRILADESYRDAARKVAAEIAAMPSPEEVATRLPGFAA, encoded by the coding sequence ATGAGAATCCTCTTTGCCAGCGTGGGCAATTTCGGGCACATCTTCCCCTTGCTTCCCTTGGCGAGGGCCGCACGGGCAGCCGGCCACCAGGTCGCGTTCGCCACGGGTGAGCAGTTCCACCAGACCCTCCGTGAGGCGGGGTTCGAGCCGGTGACGGCGGGCCGGTCCGTGCCCGAGGCGTTCATCGAAGCAGCGGGCGGTCAAGCCTTCCTCGAGCAGCACGGTGGCGAGGTGGGAGCTCAGGACGTACCGGCGTCGGTCCTCGCGGACCTGCACATCAAGGTGTTCGGCTCCGTCCTGCCCCGCTGGGTCGCCGCCGACCTGGCCACGGCCTTCGCCACCTACCGCCCCGACCTGGTGGTCCACGAGGTGCTCAACCCGGGCGCCGGCTTCGCCGCACGGCTCGCCGGCATCCCCGCCGTCGCGCACGGCGTGGGCCCGATCTCGCAGGACCACGAGGCCGACCGGCTCCGCCGGGAGATCCTCGCCACCGCGGCCGACCTCGGCGTCGACGTTCCGGCCGACCGCGCGAGCACCCTGGGCAACACCCTCATCGACATCTCCCCGCCCTCCATCCAGGACCGCAGCGTCCTCGAGTCCGGCTGGCCGCGCGTCGAGCTGCGCCCCGTCCCGTATGTCGAGCAGGGCGAGATCCCGGGCGGACTGGGCGCCTCCGGCGACCCGTTCGTGTACCTCACGCTGGGCACCGCGCTGGGCTCCGCCGACAACCTGCGCACCGCGATCGACGGGCTGAGCCCGCTGGGCCTGCCGGTCCTGGTGGCCACCGGGTTCCGGATCCAGCGCGCCGAGCTGGGCGACCTGCCCGCCCACGTGATCGCCGCGCCGTGGGTGCCGCAGTCCGAGGTGCTGGCGCGTGCGTCGCTGGTGGTCCAGCACGGCGGCAGCGGCACGACCCTGGCCACGCTCGCGGCCGGACTGCCCCAGCTGATCCTCCCGCAGGGCGCGGACGGCCCGGCCAACGGCCAGGCGCTGCACGCCGTCGGAGCCGGCGAGGTCGTCGTCGACCTCTCGGCCGACGCCGTGACGGAGAACGCCCGCCGCATCCTGGCCGACGAGAGCTACCGGGACGCGGCCCGCAAGGTCGCGGCGGAGATCGCCGCGATGCCGTCCCCGGAGGAGGTCGCCACCCGCCTGCCCGGCTTCGCCGCCTGA
- a CDS encoding DHA2 family efflux MFS transporter permease subunit: MSAVNPPASGGGNKKVVLWAILTTSVASFMAGLDQLVIITALPTIKDKLGGSLSDLEWTVNAYTLSFAVLMMFGAALGDRFGRRKVFVLGLLLFTAASAAGALAPGISELIAARAVQGAGAAMIMPLSVTLLTAAVPAEKRGTALGIWGAVNGLSVAAGPLVGGAIVEHLSWQWIFWLNVPIGLILAPVSLRMLAESKISGSRLDVVGTILGGIGLFGIVLGIVKGNIDGWTSPLVLGSLIGGAVVMVLFVLWENHTEHPMVPMRLFRIKAFTAINLAGTLMSIGMFGAIFLMTQFFQSIQGYSAMETGVRLLAWTAMPMVVAPLGGMVSDRIGGKPVVTVGLAMMTAGMVWWAFILEPGTSYVAQLPSLMICGAGMALFYAPLMNLTMASVKEHEQGIASGVTAATREVGAALGVALLASIFSANGGYASADNFVDGLVPAMWVGAAAVAAATLSMLIAPGRKAAGPPVAQSAPTAAAQPQTRSASPSAEAPAPAAAEESAPAAVR; this comes from the coding sequence ATGAGCGCCGTCAACCCCCCAGCCTCGGGCGGTGGGAACAAGAAGGTGGTCTTATGGGCCATCCTCACCACCAGTGTCGCCTCCTTCATGGCGGGGCTCGATCAGCTGGTGATCATCACTGCGCTGCCGACCATCAAGGACAAACTGGGCGGCAGCCTCTCGGATCTGGAATGGACGGTCAACGCCTACACGCTGTCCTTCGCGGTGCTGATGATGTTCGGCGCCGCACTGGGTGACCGCTTCGGCCGGCGCAAGGTCTTCGTCCTGGGCCTGCTGCTGTTCACGGCCGCCTCGGCCGCCGGGGCGCTCGCCCCGGGCATCTCGGAACTGATCGCGGCGCGCGCCGTCCAGGGCGCCGGTGCGGCGATGATCATGCCGCTGTCGGTGACCCTGCTGACCGCCGCGGTACCCGCGGAGAAGCGCGGTACGGCGCTCGGCATCTGGGGCGCCGTCAACGGGCTCTCGGTCGCCGCCGGTCCGCTCGTCGGCGGTGCCATCGTCGAGCACCTCTCCTGGCAGTGGATCTTCTGGCTCAACGTGCCGATCGGCCTGATCCTCGCGCCGGTCTCGCTGCGCATGCTGGCGGAGAGCAAGATCTCCGGATCCCGTCTCGATGTCGTCGGCACCATCCTGGGCGGCATCGGCCTGTTCGGCATCGTCCTCGGCATCGTCAAGGGCAACATCGACGGCTGGACCTCGCCGCTGGTGCTCGGCTCCCTGATCGGCGGAGCCGTCGTCATGGTCCTCTTCGTCCTCTGGGAGAACCACACCGAGCACCCGATGGTGCCGATGCGGCTGTTCCGGATCAAGGCGTTCACCGCGATCAACCTGGCCGGCACCCTGATGTCGATCGGCATGTTCGGCGCGATCTTCCTGATGACCCAGTTCTTCCAGAGCATCCAGGGCTACAGCGCCATGGAGACCGGCGTCCGGCTGCTCGCCTGGACCGCCATGCCGATGGTCGTGGCCCCGCTCGGCGGCATGGTCTCCGACCGCATCGGCGGCAAGCCGGTGGTCACCGTCGGCCTCGCCATGATGACGGCCGGCATGGTCTGGTGGGCCTTCATCCTGGAACCGGGCACCTCCTACGTCGCCCAGCTGCCCTCCCTGATGATCTGCGGCGCGGGCATGGCCCTGTTCTACGCCCCGCTGATGAACCTGACGATGGCTTCGGTCAAGGAGCACGAGCAGGGCATCGCCTCGGGCGTCACCGCCGCCACCCGCGAGGTCGGCGCCGCGCTCGGTGTGGCCCTGCTGGCCTCGATCTTCAGCGCCAACGGCGGGTACGCCTCGGCGGACAACTTCGTCGACGGCCTCGTCCCCGCCATGTGGGTCGGCGCCGCCGCCGTCGCCGCCGCGACCCTGTCCATGCTGATCGCCCCGGGCCGCAAGGCGGCCGGCCCGCCCGTGGCGCAGTCCGCGCCCACGGCCGCGGCCCAGCCCCAGACCCGGTCCGCGTCCCCGTCCGCCGAAGCGCCGGCCCCGGCCGCCGCCGAGGAGTCCGCACCGGCCGCGGTGCGCTGA
- a CDS encoding cupin domain-containing protein, giving the protein MARSGDTLHMGADRLTFLATAADTDGAYLEVEVDYASAAHMPPAHYHPKQTELFRVQSGQINVRLDGTLHTYSAGAEFHIPPGVAHSMWNDGPERTRMTWRVTPAYRTEQLFETLWGLAGEGRLRPDGTPFLQMPLLALGFRDEYRAVTGRPHAVDMALSTLLAPVGLACGYRPTYRPPQRAEQSRAAA; this is encoded by the coding sequence ATGGCACGCTCCGGAGACACCCTGCACATGGGGGCCGACCGGCTCACCTTCCTGGCCACGGCGGCCGACACGGACGGCGCCTACCTGGAAGTGGAGGTCGACTACGCGAGCGCCGCCCACATGCCGCCCGCGCACTACCACCCCAAGCAGACCGAGCTCTTCCGGGTCCAGAGCGGGCAGATCAACGTCCGGCTCGACGGCACCCTGCACACCTACAGCGCGGGAGCCGAGTTCCACATCCCGCCGGGCGTGGCCCACTCGATGTGGAACGACGGTCCGGAGCGGACCCGGATGACCTGGCGCGTCACCCCCGCCTACCGGACCGAGCAGCTCTTCGAAACCCTGTGGGGACTGGCCGGCGAGGGCAGGCTGCGCCCCGACGGCACCCCCTTCCTGCAGATGCCGCTGCTCGCCCTGGGCTTCCGCGACGAGTACCGGGCCGTCACCGGCCGCCCCCACGCCGTCGACATGGCCCTGTCCACCCTGCTCGCGCCCGTCGGCCTGGCCTGCGGATACCGCCCCACCTACCGCCCGCCCCAGCGCGCCGAGCAGAGCAGGGCCGCCGCCTGA
- a CDS encoding dTDP-4-dehydrorhamnose 3,5-epimerase family protein, with protein sequence MPIEEMKIQDAFRITPSPLSDNRGRFFEAWRIGELTELTGQPFTVRQVNFSVSRRNTLRGIHGTMLPPGQAKLVTCVRGAALDVVVDLRVGSPTFGMFDTTVQEADSGIGVYLADGLGHAFLALTEDTCMNYLCSEEYVPGTMVDIQALDPEIGIPWNGSEPYIRSEKDAAAPSLSQAVALGLLPTYREAVASYGDSYANRPAR encoded by the coding sequence ATGCCCATTGAGGAGATGAAGATCCAGGACGCCTTCCGGATCACGCCGTCGCCGCTGTCGGACAACCGCGGCAGGTTCTTCGAGGCCTGGCGCATCGGCGAACTGACCGAGCTGACCGGCCAGCCGTTCACCGTGCGGCAGGTCAACTTCTCGGTCTCGCGGCGCAATACGCTCCGCGGCATCCACGGCACGATGCTGCCGCCCGGCCAGGCCAAGCTGGTGACCTGCGTCCGGGGCGCCGCCCTCGACGTGGTCGTGGACCTGAGGGTCGGCTCGCCCACCTTCGGGATGTTCGACACCACCGTCCAGGAGGCCGACTCGGGCATCGGCGTCTACCTCGCGGACGGCCTCGGCCACGCCTTCCTCGCCCTGACCGAGGACACTTGCATGAACTACCTCTGCTCCGAGGAGTACGTGCCCGGCACCATGGTGGACATCCAGGCGCTCGACCCGGAGATCGGCATACCGTGGAACGGCTCGGAGCCGTACATCAGGTCCGAGAAGGACGCCGCCGCGCCGAGCCTCTCGCAGGCCGTCGCCCTCGGACTGCTCCCGACGTACCGGGAGGCCGTCGCTTCCTACGGGGACTCCTACGCGAACCGCCCCGCCCGCTGA